In Octopus bimaculoides isolate UCB-OBI-ISO-001 chromosome 26, ASM119413v2, whole genome shotgun sequence, the following are encoded in one genomic region:
- the LOC106874850 gene encoding N-alpha-acetyltransferase 38, NatC auxiliary subunit, giving the protein MGEVLDGECGESCDEISVIDGRRKLQRWLNKNMKIKMSDGRTLIGIFLCTDRDRNVILGSCEEYLNSPDAEEPEEPRILGLAMVPGHHIVSLHVDDCKALTPEVM; this is encoded by the exons ATGGGAGAAGTCTTG GATGGTGAATGTGGAGAATCATGTGACGAAATTTCTGTGATAGATGGACGAAGGAAGTTACAGAGATGGCtgaataaaaacatgaagatTAAAATGAGCGATGGACGAACACTGATAG GTATCTTCCTCTGCACCGACAGAGACCGAAATGTCATTCTTGGCTCTTGTGAAGAATATCTGAATTCTCCTG ATGCTGAAGAGCCAGAAGAGCCCCGGATCCTTGGCCTTGCTATGGTTCCCGGTCACCATATTGTTAGCTTACATGTTGATGATTGCAAAGCCCTTACCCCTGAAGTCATGTGA